Proteins encoded together in one Ictidomys tridecemlineatus isolate mIctTri1 chromosome 3, mIctTri1.hap1, whole genome shotgun sequence window:
- the Etv4 gene encoding ETS translocation variant 4 isoform X6, whose translation MYLHTEGFSAASPGYGYEKPLRPFPDDVCVVPEKYEGDIKQEGVGAFREGPPYQRRGALQLWQFLVALLDDPTNAHFIAWTGRGMEFKLIEPEEVARLWGIQKNRPAMNYDKLSRSLRYYYEKGIMQKVAGERYVYKFVCEPEALFSLAFPDNQRPALKAEFDRPISEEDTVPLSHLDESPAYLPELAGPAQPFGPKGGYSY comes from the exons ATGTACCTCCACACTGAGGGCTTCTCCGCGGCCTCCCCAG GCTATGGCTATGAGAAACCTCTGCGACCATTCCCAGATGATGTCTGCGTTGTCCCTGAGAAATATGAAG GAGACATCAAGCAGGAAGGAGTTGGGGCATTCCGAGAGGGGCCACCCTACCAGCGCCGGGGTGCCTTGCAGCTATGGCAGTTTCTGGTGGCCCTACTGGATGACCCAACGAATGCCCATTTCATTGCCTGGACAGGCCGGGGGATGGAGTTCAAACTAATTGAACCTGAGGAG GTCGCCAGGCTCTGGGGCATCCAGAAGAACCGGCCAGCCATGAATTACGACAAGCTGAGCCGCTCACTGCGATACTATTATGAGAAAGGCATCATGCAGAAG GTGGCTGGTGAGCGATATGTATACAAATTTGTGTGTGAGCCTGAGGCCCTATTCTCTCTGGCCTTCCCGGACAATCAGCGTCCAGCTCTGAAAGCTGAATTTGACCGGCCAATCAGTGAAGAGGACACAGTCCCTTTGTCCCACTTGGATGAGAGCCCTGCCTACCTCCCAGAGCTGGCTGGCCCTGCCCAGCCCTTTGGCCCCAAGGGTGGCTACTCTTACTAG
- the Etv4 gene encoding ETS translocation variant 4 isoform X5, giving the protein MYLHTEGFSAASPGDGAMGYGYEKPLRPFPDDVCVVPEKYEGDIKQEGVGAFREGPPYQRRGALQLWQFLVALLDDPTNAHFIAWTGRGMEFKLIEPEEVARLWGIQKNRPAMNYDKLSRSLRYYYEKGIMQKVAGERYVYKFVCEPEALFSLAFPDNQRPALKAEFDRPISEEDTVPLSHLDESPAYLPELAGPAQPFGPKGGYSY; this is encoded by the exons ATGTACCTCCACACTGAGGGCTTCTCCGCGGCCTCCCCAGGTGATGGGGCCATGG GCTATGGCTATGAGAAACCTCTGCGACCATTCCCAGATGATGTCTGCGTTGTCCCTGAGAAATATGAAG GAGACATCAAGCAGGAAGGAGTTGGGGCATTCCGAGAGGGGCCACCCTACCAGCGCCGGGGTGCCTTGCAGCTATGGCAGTTTCTGGTGGCCCTACTGGATGACCCAACGAATGCCCATTTCATTGCCTGGACAGGCCGGGGGATGGAGTTCAAACTAATTGAACCTGAGGAG GTCGCCAGGCTCTGGGGCATCCAGAAGAACCGGCCAGCCATGAATTACGACAAGCTGAGCCGCTCACTGCGATACTATTATGAGAAAGGCATCATGCAGAAG GTGGCTGGTGAGCGATATGTATACAAATTTGTGTGTGAGCCTGAGGCCCTATTCTCTCTGGCCTTCCCGGACAATCAGCGTCCAGCTCTGAAAGCTGAATTTGACCGGCCAATCAGTGAAGAGGACACAGTCCCTTTGTCCCACTTGGATGAGAGCCCTGCCTACCTCCCAGAGCTGGCTGGCCCTGCCCAGCCCTTTGGCCCCAAGGGTGGCTACTCTTACTAG